DNA from Archaeoglobus veneficus SNP6:
TAGAACGTTGAAGACAGTTGATTATAGCGGAAGTAAGAAAGAGTGTATAGAATATATTGTAAAGAAAAGAGCGATGGAAAAACAGAAAAATAGATAGCGGCAAACTTTTATAAGAAAGTGGACAAGGGCTATGCGTTACAAGGGTGCGAGTATGTTCGACAGGCTCGTAGTACCGGCAAACACGAAATTCGAGGATGGCTGCGTTATTGTTGAGGGAGACGTAATTGTTGGCCCGAATGCGACCCTTGGATACGGTATAATCGGAAGGAAGGTTATTGTAGGTGAGAAAGCAAACATCCAGGGCGACATAGTGGGCGAGGAAGTCAGACTCGATGCCTGGAGTAGCGTTAAGGGCAACGTTGTGAGCAGGGGAGATGCTTACGTTGGTGAGTTTGCCACTATCGACGGGAAGCTCACAGTTTATGGAAACCTTGATATAGGCAGAAACGTCAGGATAAAGGAAGGGTTCGAGGCCAAAGGACTGATTACAATTCAGGATCCTCTTCCGGTAATCATCTTCATTTTCTTCTACCTCCTCGAGCTTTTACGGCTTGGTAAGCTGGAGGAAGCGGAAAAGCTGTTTGAGGAAATTGAGGAGTTTGAGTCGCCTCTCATAATTCCCGAGGACTCCACGCTCAACCTCGAGCAAATAAAAACCAGCGCAAGCGTCGAAATCGTTGGCAGCAGGGTTCTTGGCAACGTCAGAGCGAAGGATGTGAGTGTTGAAGGCAGCGAGGTCTTTGGCAGCTTGAGGGGAAGGGACATTGTCGTGGACGGCAGCCGCATACATGGGGCCATAGAGGGCAGAACTGTCTTTATAGTAAATGGCAGCGAGGTCTTTGGCCATATAAAGGCGGGCAGGGTTTACATGGAGGAGAAGTGCGCTGTTGAAGGGACAATAATCGGAAAGTCTGGTGTAATCATCAAGCCGAAGGTGGATGTTGCAGAAATAATGAAGAAGTTAAAGGGAATTGAGGAAGAGGAGAAGGAAGAGAAAGAAGAGACAGAAAAAGAGGAAGAGAAGACAGAAGTAAGAGAAGTGAAAAAAGCGGAAGTTGAAGAGACAAG
Protein-coding regions in this window:
- a CDS encoding polymer-forming cytoskeletal protein, with translation MFDRLVVPANTKFEDGCVIVEGDVIVGPNATLGYGIIGRKVIVGEKANIQGDIVGEEVRLDAWSSVKGNVVSRGDAYVGEFATIDGKLTVYGNLDIGRNVRIKEGFEAKGLITIQDPLPVIIFIFFYLLELLRLGKLEEAEKLFEEIEEFESPLIIPEDSTLNLEQIKTSASVEIVGSRVLGNVRAKDVSVEGSEVFGSLRGRDIVVDGSRIHGAIEGRTVFIVNGSEVFGHIKAGRVYMEEKCAVEGTIIGKSGVIIKPKVDVAEIMKKLKGIEEEEKEEKEETEKEEEKTEVREVKKAEVEETRKKRKREESREVIDVIKSGKDREEKEVKTSEGDLNAGVGQGEVQKDVS